Proteins encoded within one genomic window of Cytophagales bacterium:
- a CDS encoding DUF2279 domain-containing protein, producing the protein MKRILFLCLLLVPFTGVLAQQLDSSQVNKKRLRLVAGSTSAIYVTSMVGLGTVWYEDLGKFHFFDDNSGWRYMDKWGHAATAYQTGRIGIGVFRWTGMRERQAIWIGGSIGFAFLTSVEIFDGMSEDWGFSWGDVGANALGTGLAIGQELLWQESRISIKWSYRNSRYAQYRPNLLGEGPSERWLKDYNGQTYWVSANIHSFISNKSSRFPKWLNVAIGYGAEGMTGADRNPEFNEAGEALPTFRRYAQVYFGPDIDLSRIKTDKKALKFLFQVLSFVKFPLPALEYNPVDGLKFNALGF; encoded by the coding sequence ATGAAACGAATCCTTTTTCTCTGCCTGTTATTAGTCCCTTTTACCGGGGTGTTGGCGCAGCAATTAGATTCGTCTCAGGTCAACAAAAAGCGCTTGCGCCTGGTAGCGGGGAGCACTTCAGCAATCTACGTCACCTCGATGGTTGGACTGGGAACGGTGTGGTACGAAGATTTGGGCAAATTCCACTTCTTCGATGACAATTCTGGTTGGCGATACATGGACAAATGGGGCCATGCGGCGACAGCTTATCAAACCGGAAGGATTGGTATTGGCGTATTTCGATGGACTGGTATGCGGGAAAGACAAGCCATTTGGATCGGTGGGAGCATCGGTTTTGCCTTCCTGACCTCCGTAGAAATCTTTGATGGCATGTCTGAAGACTGGGGTTTTTCATGGGGTGATGTAGGTGCCAATGCCTTAGGGACCGGACTTGCCATTGGACAGGAATTGTTGTGGCAGGAATCCCGCATTTCGATCAAATGGTCATATCGAAATTCCAGATACGCGCAATACCGGCCCAATTTATTGGGAGAAGGACCATCGGAACGTTGGCTAAAAGACTACAATGGACAGACGTATTGGGTTTCTGCCAATATTCACTCCTTTATTTCTAACAAATCATCGCGATTTCCTAAATGGCTGAACGTTGCCATAGGTTATGGAGCAGAAGGCATGACCGGAGCAGATCGCAATCCCGAATTCAATGAAGCGGGTGAAGCATTGCCTACCTTTCGTCGCTATGCACAGGTTTATTTTGGACCAGATATCGACCTCTCACGGATTAAAACCGATAAGAAAGCACTCAAATTCCTGTTTCAGGTGCTGAGTTTCGTTAAATTCCCTTTACCAGCTTTGGAATACAATCCCGTTGATGGGTTGAAGTTCAATGCGTTAGGGTTTTGA